In Helicoverpa armigera isolate CAAS_96S chromosome 22, ASM3070526v1, whole genome shotgun sequence, the genomic stretch acgactgtctgtctgacctcttcaaaccagttacccgagcaacccaataaaattctgactacccgtaacgactgccaaggatgttcaatgacacccgGGACGATTAGACTTACTTACTTAAGTAATGCTTATATTTTCCAGTTTGGCCACTACATGCTACAACATGACTATTGCAACGGTTACGAGATAATTGGTGACACCCGGAATATCCAAATGGGAACTGTCAAGACTATGAACCCTATCATTGTTCACAAAGCTCTTAATCTTGTCATTGTAAGTATTCTTACTGACTGCCTAGTGCATATACCTCCCCTAGTGCAGATTTATCATGTAttgaaacttggctgcaaaacagcacttatTGAACggcaaaaattacaaaagactgCCAAAATGTACACCCTttaccactttctatgtgtttttgctgagaagaagtggcgcTAAAAACTACCCAGCAACACAAATCTGTCTATAGATTAGTgattagaagaacctttcaacaatgtttacttttatattgcATTATGTTTATTGCAGTACGCAATTTGCAATATGCATATGACTCATTTAGTGTTCCTTTAAATAAACTTGTCCCTAATTGTTTGCAGGAAGCTTTAGGCCAGCGAATGAAGAAGATACATTTTTTAAGTGGGTCCAAATTCTTCGATACGCTTATCACAATTATCAAGCAAGGTCTTAGTCAAAAACTATCTCAAAGATTGATCATACATGATAGTGTTGAGTCTTTGTATGAACATATACAAAGAGAGCATTTGCCGAAGGATCTTGGGGGAGATGAGAAGAGCGTGAAGGAATTGACTGGTAAGGAATGGTTTTTATGCTATTCTTGAGACATATTTGTACGTGTATGTTGTCTTTGTATGAGCctgtaatttaaagttacaacattctttcatcatcatctcctgagccttttccgttgtttgttggggttggcttccagtctaaccaaatgcggctgagtaccagtgttttacaaggaacgactgtttatctgacctcctcaacgccGTTACCggcaaggggtattgggttttccgagtaagactgacagacttaccagcttctgactacccttaaagTTACAACATTCTCTCACTTCTAGAAAATTTGATGGAGTTAAGAATTTTTACACTTTTCCATATACCTAATGTAATTCTTATTACAGAAATGGACTTCAAAGAAATAAGCTCGGATGAGCACATTGAAAGAGTGAAATACATGGAACAGGCTTCGACTGATGAATCTCTTCGGAATTCAGCTACTTTCAATGAAGAGTATTCAGGCATGCCTGGATCTTTCAAAACTTTGTGTGtggattagaaaaaaaaaaacgggcgACTTGAGAACCTccaccttttttgaagtcggttaaaaattggtcgttttgtgttgttttggtTTTAGGGGTTTTGGAAGcagttgtttaatttatttgtttggataATAATggtgttattataaaaaagttctAAAGACTTTTGATAcgtattttagaaaatgttgtattcaattctttcttaaaaatgtcaaaggtcTTTTGAACTTGTTTAGTGGCtatttattgattaaataaaaaaagtagagGAAtgtacaaagtatttttttattgctttttaccTCATCTGCTTACCATCTTCCCgactatatgtaggtatgtatattggagtcggctttcagtctaactgaatgcagctgagtaccagtgttttatattgaGAGTCTATGTGACCCCCTCGAACAAGTCATAATCAAACgccttaataaaaatacttatttttcttaataaacgTATTGCAACTTATTAATTTATCAGCCTATTTATAGTCTTGCTATTGGGCTAAGGCCTTCTTTCACCCAGGAAACCATCGAGTGTTAATCCAGGTCTagatttcctcaagatattttcctttacctttaatTAGgcattggtgttcaagataaTACATAGAAACTATAAAAAGTActtataaaagatttatttttatagacttGACAGACTTATACTAAGCAGTAAGCATAACAACTTTTTGCATCTTATTGCTTATAGTTTATGATCAGGCGTTTAGACAGGCAGTAGCAATTTGTAATTGGTTGTGTCGTAAGTTCAAGGTCTGCGCCGTCCAAAATGTTTATAGATGAGTCATGATCAGTCTTCTTTACTATCCCACTACAGGGCACATGCCTCTTCTCAAACAAAGAAAGAATGAGAGTCAATCATCGCACTTGCATAAGTAGGATTGGCGATGTCAGACTTTTAAAGTCCGGGTTTTCACAttgatatatgtttttttactcAAGTACAACTTTAccgaaaatatatatattttcttgaaaCAACTGAGTTGCACCATTAGACTGTAACAATAACCGAATCATTTTCACTTGCCGATTTGACGAGGGGGTGGCAAGTATACGTCTGATTATGGTTTGATTATcgttataattatgtagttaaaGGTGCAACTGGGTCTTAATATAATTTCTTATGCAACTTCCTATggtttcccaaaaaggaggaggttctcaattcggccgatatgttttttttttctatgtatgtacatcgattacgccgaggtttatagaccgatttacgtgattctttttttgttcgacgcggaatagctgccagttggtcccgtAGTCATCAGGTAAGAATTTGATGATGGAAACTCTGAGAAATCGAGGGAAACTTtagaaagttgtaggcatacatagggttaAACCTTGACACTCATATGTATGTCTaatagcactattcaacagtgaaggtttggagctgacctgatgatggagaccaagaaaggtcgagggaactcgacagcTGAAtctgtaaactacctcgtgtttgggcttatattattcgtattgacgagacctttgcaacagtgaaggtttggagctgacctgatgatggagaccaagaaaggtcgagggaactcgacagcTGAAtctgtaaactacctcgtgtttgggcttatattatttgtactgacgagacctttgcaacagtgaaggtttggagctgacctgatgatggagaccagagaaggtcgagagTGTTCGATaactgaaaatgaaaactacctcgtgtttgggcttatgtTATTCTTATTAACGAGAAGTTGCAAGTTATGTGGATAGTGACTTAATCGTATCACTaaaaagctgaaaataaaaaactttttttacaaaaaaatataaccgacTTCCAAGAACTAAGACtaattttacaatatataattttacaaaaactaaaactaattttaggtgcatcggcctagaagtcggtggcaaaattaacttagggacatccattagacaccgacttataggccgatgcacctaaaattagttttagtttttggaagtcggttatattttttttaacactgaagttagtaggtacctacctaaaactacctattatttaattaaatcaatgaCATTTACTTAAgtcttgatttattttgttgagAGTTGtttaacgtttatttaaaactaatgcGTTTTTTCAATATAGGTAGgttatgtttattttggaaTAGATTTGTTATTTTCGGTAGTAGGTAGGATATTCTAGAAATAATACTATGTTACATAATACTAATGACGCAAACTATAATTgccaaatatttaaaagaaattcttaagaaatatcttaaaataatttagtaggAAATACCTACTTCCTTACTTACACGTAGtccttacaaaaataactctATCTGACTGTTTCGCTGTCATTCCAAtctcatctcccgaaccttttccaaactatgttggggtcggcttccagtctaactggatgcagctgaataataatgttttacaaggagcggctgcctatctgacctcctcaacccagttaccttggCAACCCATATTGGGTTGCAAGGGTAACtgcccttggttagactggtgtcagacttactagcttctgactacccgtgacgactgccaagcGTATTCATTGACAGCCAGGAGCTGCAAAAAAGAAGACAGGTTAGTGGTCaggttacctacataaaattaagATAACTTGTATTTTTAGCTTTTATCACGATTTGCACTTCATACAgtgaatttttgtttttgccTGAAAATTAACGACACATGAATAGATATAAATCTTAAAGTTTGTAAGcgtttaaatatgtaggtacaaatcaTCCATcttcacataatattatttttatttcaagtttaaatTGTACTGGaattaactaaaacaaaataagttctAATAGTAGAGaatagaagtattttttttatctatacgACTTTTTTTACAGTGAATcggtaacaaacaaaaaaaaacattttcgcaCTTACAATATAAGTTACACTGATAAATTGCAGCGGCTGGTCCCAGGATCTCCCTCTGGTCGAGTCGGATTGCCGCCCcttcgggctatgagagtgaaggaatagtgagtgcacctgtgtctgtgcaaatgcttgtgcactataaaatgtcttgcgcagttggctgatctccttacagcAGTCGTCGTGGTTGACAATCTGTCTGGATGCCATTTTTGCTATGAGTcgtcatcttccgagcctttttcccaaccatgttggggtcggcttccagtctaaccggatgtagcagagtaccagtgctttacaagaagcgactgcctatctgacttcctcaacccagttccccaggcaacccgataccccttggttagactggtgtcagacttactggcttgtgactacccgtaacgactgccagagatattcaatgacagccgggacctactatGAGTAAGCATAAATGAAGCAGAGTTTGCCGCTAATTAAGAAAGAtatgatatttttgtaagtcatacttatgtacttatattttttgcaactAGTGCGTCAAAGGAAATTGTAATTAGCCTAAGCAAAGTTCAAGTTTAGGCTTATTATCAACAAAACGGTCATACTTTAAACTCTATACGGTAAGTATAATTAGTTTGACAAACAATCtattatgttacaaaaataacaaatcgtTTTGGTTATAATTAGTGCTTATTTCCTTTACTTGTTTCTCGAATAGGTTTAGAATCATCATCAGTTGTACaggttttttgtaaaatatacttaggcatatggtatttttttttcagcaatTCTATTGAAGAACCCAAAAATTGCCAAGTCTCCTAAGAAAGTTACGCGCCCAAAGGCAGATCTTTGGTGAACGACGAACGTTACAGGACCGCATTATAGAACCCAATCACTACCAATCATTGATAGATCTGTCAGATTGCATCACATAGATGTTTTTGAGACATGTTctcatatacctatattttgatatatttataaGTTATGCTAAGTTTCATCAGAATCAGTGCTGCTGGGAATACTAACAAACATCCATTCGTCCACACATAGGTACATTCTTACcaggtatttataatattatatatatatttataatatcagaaACCTTCGACTCACAGTTAGCCAGTTATGTTAGAAACTTTTCAATTTAATATAGAACTCAGTTgtatatttcatatttacattttgtccATCTcgtatcatttaaataaaacaaaagaagttgctaacactaaaaataaaaaccagtcgaaagaaaataattattaacctTTCCTGGGCCGTAAATTTGCTTAAAActacttaattttttacataaaaaaatatcccataTCAACAGTTTACTGACTTACAAAAACGTTGAGGAAAAAcgtagtattttttgtaaacttttagtcTTGTTAAATTTCGAATTACCATAATTTTGAGATTTAAAGTCCCTTTCATTTAAtctaaactaaattataaagaagtattttttgtatgtttttacaCTAAAGGCTCCTAAACTATTGCAAAAATTTGAAAAGGTAACCAAATTCCTATCGAGAAGTTACTATACACTATTCCCGAATTCAACCAAAACTACTTCCCACACCTGGGAT encodes the following:
- the LOC110381070 gene encoding retinaldehyde-binding protein 1, yielding MESIKPCPIFEFNDNQLLNVRKCFGYDDINRLKQDIDQLEDWIKKQPHFRVKEFDRDFLERYLIYNKGSIERAKKRFDKLCTFTGMMPEFLQNYDIRNEFVPHNNVCMTCVLPKPTPDNYRVVVSVLTGVHDNKFELISYYRYLIVFGHYMLQHDYCNGYEIIGDTRNIQMGTVKTMNPIIVHKALNLVIEALGQRMKKIHFLSGSKFFDTLITIIKQGLSQKLSQRLIIHDSVESLYEHIQREHLPKDLGGDEKSVKELTEMDFKEISSDEHIERVKYMEQASTDESLRNSATFNEEYSGMPGSFKTLCVD